The Lactuca sativa cultivar Salinas chromosome 2, Lsat_Salinas_v11, whole genome shotgun sequence genome includes a window with the following:
- the LOC111882529 gene encoding uncharacterized protein LOC111882529 isoform X2, whose product MAGKGKGTAADYLSGKRTRDGGPKTVFRSDYLFSSRDVEDSRNGVFLKNYFGQDLGAQAGPKAPGIPVFPKNEERYEENQDKFLEEHYKHFRSKYGGVSVGSWARVKRGKYMGDLAQVVNVNEFQRKATVKLLPRIDLQAMAIKYSGGDTGYQYTSPAPRLITSSELKLRVRHSLDPETGDLYEVFDGMKLKDGYVFKKLSLDSLNFSSKPSEAELKKFSPGKEQEESNDLNKKQTTNNNQVPEGLSSSDMENTFEIPDLVNLGGKAFGRENDASEARFVEKLRSGAKELSDLMEEAATRCLGRASVENQLRCAIEELQSCKERVSAAEAERDTLRDRLKLDRKKILAIFRRILDTNFDLFPRLKEDVRIWCANI is encoded by the exons atggcaGGTAAGGGAAAAGGAACAGCAGCAGATTATTTATCGGGGAAACGGACGCGTGACGGAGGCCCGAAGACAGTATTTCGGAGTGACTATCTGTTCAGTTCTCGTGACGTGGAAGATTCTAGAAATGGCG TGTTTCTTAAAAATTACTTTGGTCAAGATCTCGGAGCCCAGGCTGGACCAAAGGCTCCTGGCATTCCCGTTTTTCCCAAAAACGAAGAGAGAtatgaagagaatcaagacaagtTTCTTGAAGAGCATTATAAACATT TTCGCAGCAAGTATGGTGGGGTATCCGTGGGCAGCTGGGCTCGTGTGAAAAGAGGGAAATACATGGGAGATCTAGCACAG GTTGTGAATGTGAATGAGTTTCAGAGGAAAGCCACTGTTAAGCTTCTACCGAGAATAGATCTACAAGCCATGGCTATAAAATAT AGTGGCGGAGATACTGGGTACCAATATACATCTCCAGCTCCTAGACTTATCACATCCAGTGAACTAAA GCTACGAGTTAGGCATAGCCTTGACCCTGAAACAGGAGATTTgtatgaggtatttgatggaatgAAACTGAAGGATGGTTATGTCTTCAAAAAACTCTCCTTGGATTCGTTGAATTTCTCTAGCAAGCCTTCTGAAGCAGAGCTTAAAAAATTTAGTCCTGGCAAGGAACAAGAAGAATCCAATgatttaaataaaaaacaaactaCAAATAACAATCAAGTACCAGAGGGTTTGTCGAGCTCTGACATGGAGAATACTTTTGAAATTCCTGATCTTGTGAACCTCGG TGGCAAGGCATTTGGAAGAGAGAACGATGCCTCTGAAGCTAGGTTTGTGGAGAAACTAAGGAGTGGAGCAAAAGAGTTGAGTGATCTGATGGAGGAAGCGGCTACCAGATGTTTGGGGAGGGCGTCTGTTGAGAATCAACTTCGATGTGCTATTGAGGAGTTGCAGTCATGCAAGGAGAGGGTTTCTGCTGCAGAGGCGGAGCGTGATACCTTACGTGATCGTCTTAAGCTTGATAGGAAGAAGATATTGGCTATCTTCAGGAGAATTTTGGATACAAACTTTGACTTGTTCCCCCGTCTCAAAGAAGATGTTCGTATTTGGTGTGCAAACATTTAG
- the LOC111882529 gene encoding uncharacterized protein LOC111882529 isoform X3: protein MFLKNYFGQDLGAQAGPKAPGIPVFPKNEERYEENQDKFLEEHYKHFRSKYGGVSVGSWARVKRGKYMGDLAQVVNVNEFQRKATVKLLPRIDLQAMAIKYSGGDTGYQYTSPAPRLITSSELNAYRLRVRHSLDPETGDLYEVFDGMKLKDGYVFKKLSLDSLNFSSKPSEAELKKFSPGKEQEESNDLNKKQTTNNNQVPEGLSSSDMENTFEIPDLVNLGGKAFGRENDASEARFVEKLRSGAKELSDLMEEAATRCLGRASVENQLRCAIEELQSCKERVSAAEAERDTLRDRLKLDRKKILAIFRRILDTNFDLFPRLKEDVRIWCANI from the exons A TGTTTCTTAAAAATTACTTTGGTCAAGATCTCGGAGCCCAGGCTGGACCAAAGGCTCCTGGCATTCCCGTTTTTCCCAAAAACGAAGAGAGAtatgaagagaatcaagacaagtTTCTTGAAGAGCATTATAAACATT TTCGCAGCAAGTATGGTGGGGTATCCGTGGGCAGCTGGGCTCGTGTGAAAAGAGGGAAATACATGGGAGATCTAGCACAG GTTGTGAATGTGAATGAGTTTCAGAGGAAAGCCACTGTTAAGCTTCTACCGAGAATAGATCTACAAGCCATGGCTATAAAATAT AGTGGCGGAGATACTGGGTACCAATATACATCTCCAGCTCCTAGACTTATCACATCCAGTGAACTAAA CGCATATAGGCTACGAGTTAGGCATAGCCTTGACCCTGAAACAGGAGATTTgtatgaggtatttgatggaatgAAACTGAAGGATGGTTATGTCTTCAAAAAACTCTCCTTGGATTCGTTGAATTTCTCTAGCAAGCCTTCTGAAGCAGAGCTTAAAAAATTTAGTCCTGGCAAGGAACAAGAAGAATCCAATgatttaaataaaaaacaaactaCAAATAACAATCAAGTACCAGAGGGTTTGTCGAGCTCTGACATGGAGAATACTTTTGAAATTCCTGATCTTGTGAACCTCGG TGGCAAGGCATTTGGAAGAGAGAACGATGCCTCTGAAGCTAGGTTTGTGGAGAAACTAAGGAGTGGAGCAAAAGAGTTGAGTGATCTGATGGAGGAAGCGGCTACCAGATGTTTGGGGAGGGCGTCTGTTGAGAATCAACTTCGATGTGCTATTGAGGAGTTGCAGTCATGCAAGGAGAGGGTTTCTGCTGCAGAGGCGGAGCGTGATACCTTACGTGATCGTCTTAAGCTTGATAGGAAGAAGATATTGGCTATCTTCAGGAGAATTTTGGATACAAACTTTGACTTGTTCCCCCGTCTCAAAGAAGATGTTCGTATTTGGTGTGCAAACATTTAG
- the LOC111882529 gene encoding uncharacterized protein LOC111882529 isoform X1 has product MAGKGKGTAADYLSGKRTRDGGPKTVFRSDYLFSSRDVEDSRNGVFLKNYFGQDLGAQAGPKAPGIPVFPKNEERYEENQDKFLEEHYKHFRSKYGGVSVGSWARVKRGKYMGDLAQVVNVNEFQRKATVKLLPRIDLQAMAIKYSGGDTGYQYTSPAPRLITSSELNAYRLRVRHSLDPETGDLYEVFDGMKLKDGYVFKKLSLDSLNFSSKPSEAELKKFSPGKEQEESNDLNKKQTTNNNQVPEGLSSSDMENTFEIPDLVNLGGKAFGRENDASEARFVEKLRSGAKELSDLMEEAATRCLGRASVENQLRCAIEELQSCKERVSAAEAERDTLRDRLKLDRKKILAIFRRILDTNFDLFPRLKEDVRIWCANI; this is encoded by the exons atggcaGGTAAGGGAAAAGGAACAGCAGCAGATTATTTATCGGGGAAACGGACGCGTGACGGAGGCCCGAAGACAGTATTTCGGAGTGACTATCTGTTCAGTTCTCGTGACGTGGAAGATTCTAGAAATGGCG TGTTTCTTAAAAATTACTTTGGTCAAGATCTCGGAGCCCAGGCTGGACCAAAGGCTCCTGGCATTCCCGTTTTTCCCAAAAACGAAGAGAGAtatgaagagaatcaagacaagtTTCTTGAAGAGCATTATAAACATT TTCGCAGCAAGTATGGTGGGGTATCCGTGGGCAGCTGGGCTCGTGTGAAAAGAGGGAAATACATGGGAGATCTAGCACAG GTTGTGAATGTGAATGAGTTTCAGAGGAAAGCCACTGTTAAGCTTCTACCGAGAATAGATCTACAAGCCATGGCTATAAAATAT AGTGGCGGAGATACTGGGTACCAATATACATCTCCAGCTCCTAGACTTATCACATCCAGTGAACTAAA CGCATATAGGCTACGAGTTAGGCATAGCCTTGACCCTGAAACAGGAGATTTgtatgaggtatttgatggaatgAAACTGAAGGATGGTTATGTCTTCAAAAAACTCTCCTTGGATTCGTTGAATTTCTCTAGCAAGCCTTCTGAAGCAGAGCTTAAAAAATTTAGTCCTGGCAAGGAACAAGAAGAATCCAATgatttaaataaaaaacaaactaCAAATAACAATCAAGTACCAGAGGGTTTGTCGAGCTCTGACATGGAGAATACTTTTGAAATTCCTGATCTTGTGAACCTCGG TGGCAAGGCATTTGGAAGAGAGAACGATGCCTCTGAAGCTAGGTTTGTGGAGAAACTAAGGAGTGGAGCAAAAGAGTTGAGTGATCTGATGGAGGAAGCGGCTACCAGATGTTTGGGGAGGGCGTCTGTTGAGAATCAACTTCGATGTGCTATTGAGGAGTTGCAGTCATGCAAGGAGAGGGTTTCTGCTGCAGAGGCGGAGCGTGATACCTTACGTGATCGTCTTAAGCTTGATAGGAAGAAGATATTGGCTATCTTCAGGAGAATTTTGGATACAAACTTTGACTTGTTCCCCCGTCTCAAAGAAGATGTTCGTATTTGGTGTGCAAACATTTAG
- the LOC111882530 gene encoding glycine-rich RNA-binding protein RZ1C isoform X2: MLERDTGRPRGFGFITFSDRRGMEDAIREMHGSDLGERVISVNKAQPKMGGDEAADHGYGGGYPSSGGRGGDRSMGQDECFKCGRSGHWARDCPSAGGGGGRGGGRFSSRPRFGGGRGDRYADRERYVDDRYDGGRFGDRDRYDSRDSKYVGSRSRYSSDRYSPSGGGDRFGGDRYGVPERYPPPPPPPQSGYGREREYDREVGPRRSSDRYGGGGGGGPARYEGRNYRDRAGPYDRPRRGGGRPSSFDY, from the exons ATGCTTGAAAGAGACACGGGGCGTCCACGCGGATTCGGGTTCATAACATTTTCAGACCGTAGAGGCATGGAAGATGCAATCAGGGAAATGCATGGAAGTGATCTTGGGGAACGAGTCATCTCCGTCAACAAGGCTCAGCCTAAAATGGGCGGTGATGAGGCGGCGGATCACGGTTACGGTGGAGGCTATCCGTCTTCTGGCGGTAGAGGTGGTGACAGATCTATGGGACAGGACGAGTGCTTCAAGTGTGGCCGCTCAGGACACTGGGCTCGTGACTGCCCTTCAGCaggcggtggtggtggtagagGTGGCGGCCGGTTCTCTTCCCGCCCCAGGTTTGGTGGCGGCAGGGGAGACCGCTATGCTGACCGTGAACGTTATGTGGATGATAGATACGATGGAGGGCGTTTTGGGGATAGAGACCGCTATGATAGTCGAGATAGCAAGTATGTTGGAAGCCGCAGTCGCTATTCAAGTGATAG GTACTCACCAAGTGGAGGTGGAGATCGGTTTGGAGGCGATAGATATGGAGTCCCGGAACGTTACCCACCACCGCCGCCGCCGCCACAGAGCGGGTATGGCAGGGAGAGAGAGTATGATCGGGAAGTTGGCCCGAGGAGGAGCAGTGACagatatggtggtggtggtggtggtggacctGCACGTTATGAAGGAAGAAACTATAGGGATAGAGCTGGTCCATATGACCGGCCCAGAAGGGGAGGTGGCCGGCCATCATCCTTTGACTACTGA